In Paraburkholderia sprentiae WSM5005, a genomic segment contains:
- a CDS encoding DUF6513 domain-containing protein, which translates to MDHLLFLTGRLAEPSLRRVLDGMAPTPFSWEVREIGLQVAALMTAEMIQRRVSAPLAAQRVIVPGRCRGDLDALSAHYGVPFERGPEEVKDLPQFFGRKAQPFDLRRYDTEIFAEIVDAPRLDLDGIAARAREYAAQGADVIDIGCLPDTPFAHLEDAVRRLKAEGYRVSVDSMRDDELLRGGRAGADYLMSLNLDTLWIADEVPSTPILVAREPADPASLDAAIDALRARGRAFLADPILDPIPFGLAASIARYVRLRERYPDIAIMMGIGNVTELTEADTSGINAVLLGMAAELHVSAVLTTSVSLHARRALREADVARRVMHAARAAQVLPKGISTELATVHAKRPFPYSAQEIDELARSVRDPNFRVQISADGIHVYNRDGHRRGDDPFAFYPQLNLETDGGHAFYMGVQLARAEIAWRLGKRFDQDQSLDWGCAVDRPEEDLSAWCAPGETMKKR; encoded by the coding sequence ATGGACCACCTCCTCTTCCTGACCGGCCGGCTTGCCGAACCGAGCCTGCGGCGCGTGCTCGACGGCATGGCGCCGACGCCGTTCAGTTGGGAGGTGCGCGAGATCGGCTTGCAGGTCGCCGCATTGATGACCGCCGAGATGATCCAGCGCCGCGTGAGCGCGCCGCTCGCCGCGCAGCGCGTGATCGTGCCGGGCCGCTGCCGCGGCGATCTCGACGCGCTGAGCGCGCACTACGGCGTGCCGTTCGAACGCGGTCCCGAGGAAGTCAAGGACTTGCCGCAGTTTTTCGGCCGCAAGGCGCAGCCGTTCGATCTGCGTCGCTACGACACCGAGATTTTCGCCGAGATCGTCGATGCGCCGCGGCTCGACCTCGACGGCATCGCCGCCCGCGCGCGCGAGTATGCGGCCCAGGGCGCGGACGTCATCGACATCGGCTGTCTGCCGGATACGCCGTTTGCGCATCTCGAAGACGCGGTGCGGCGGCTGAAGGCCGAAGGGTATCGGGTGAGCGTCGATTCCATGCGCGACGACGAACTGCTGCGCGGCGGCCGCGCGGGCGCCGACTATCTGATGAGCCTGAACCTCGACACGCTGTGGATCGCCGACGAAGTGCCGTCGACGCCGATCCTCGTCGCGCGCGAACCCGCTGATCCGGCCTCGCTCGACGCCGCGATCGACGCGCTTCGCGCGCGCGGCCGGGCGTTTCTCGCCGATCCTATTCTCGATCCGATTCCGTTCGGGCTGGCCGCGTCGATTGCGCGCTACGTCCGCTTGCGGGAGCGCTATCCCGACATCGCGATCATGATGGGCATCGGCAACGTGACCGAGCTGACCGAGGCTGACACGAGCGGCATCAACGCGGTGCTGCTCGGCATGGCGGCCGAACTGCACGTCAGCGCGGTGCTCACGACGTCGGTGAGTCTGCATGCGCGGCGCGCGCTGCGCGAAGCCGATGTCGCGCGCCGCGTGATGCATGCGGCGCGCGCGGCACAGGTGCTGCCGAAGGGCATCAGCACCGAACTCGCGACCGTCCACGCGAAACGCCCGTTTCCGTACAGCGCGCAAGAGATCGACGAACTGGCGCGCAGCGTGCGTGATCCGAATTTTCGTGTGCAGATCAGCGCCGACGGCATTCACGTGTACAACCGCGACGGCCACCGGCGCGGCGACGATCCGTTCGCGTTCTACCCGCAGCTGAACCTCGAGACCGACGGCGGCCACGCGTTCTATATGGGCGTGCAGCTTGCGCGCGCCGAGATTGCATGGCGGCTCGGTAAGCGCTTCGATCAGGACCAGTCGCTCGACTGGGGCTGCGCGGTCGACCGGCCTGAAGAAGATTTGAGCGCATGGTGCGCGCCGGGCGAGACGATGAAGAAGCGCTGA
- a CDS encoding phosphoribulokinase, with product MSVKHPIIAVTGSSGAGTTTVMKSFTHIFRREHINAQIVEGDAFHRYDRNGMRAAMQERERDGVPNFSHFGPEANLLEELETLFTRYGENGGGQLRHYVHDAAEAQLYKQDGGTFTPWQDVASNTDLMFYEGLHGAAVTGKVDIARHADLLIGVVPIINLEWIQKLHRDQTMRGYTHEAVVDTILRRMPDYVNYICPQFSRTHVNFQRVPTVDTSNPFTAREIPQPDESFVVIRFARPKGIDFQYLLTMLHDSFMSRPNVIVVPGGKMGLAMQLIFTPMILQLIDRRSRA from the coding sequence ATGTCAGTCAAACATCCGATCATCGCGGTGACCGGCTCGAGCGGAGCGGGCACCACCACCGTCATGAAGAGCTTCACGCATATCTTCAGACGCGAGCACATCAATGCGCAGATCGTCGAAGGCGATGCGTTCCATCGCTACGACCGCAACGGCATGCGTGCGGCGATGCAGGAGCGCGAACGCGACGGCGTGCCGAATTTCAGCCACTTCGGTCCGGAAGCGAATCTGCTCGAAGAGCTGGAAACGCTGTTCACGCGCTACGGCGAAAACGGCGGCGGTCAGCTTCGCCACTACGTGCACGACGCGGCCGAAGCGCAGCTGTACAAGCAGGACGGCGGCACCTTCACGCCGTGGCAGGACGTCGCGTCCAATACCGACCTGATGTTCTACGAGGGACTGCACGGCGCGGCAGTGACCGGCAAGGTCGACATCGCGCGGCATGCGGATCTGCTGATCGGCGTCGTGCCGATCATCAACCTCGAATGGATCCAGAAGCTGCACCGCGATCAGACGATGCGCGGCTACACGCACGAAGCGGTGGTCGACACGATCCTGCGGCGCATGCCCGACTACGTGAACTACATCTGCCCGCAGTTCTCGCGCACGCATGTGAACTTCCAGCGCGTGCCGACCGTGGACACATCCAACCCGTTTACCGCGCGAGAGATCCCGCAGCCGGACGAGAGCTTCGTCGTGATCCGCTTCGCGCGGCCGAAGGGCATCGACTTCCAGTATCTGCTGACGATGCTGCACGACTCGTTCATGTCGCGCCCGAACGTGATCGTCGTACCGGGCGGCAAGATGGGACTGGCGATGCAGCTGATCTTTACGCCGATGATCCTGCAACTGATCGACCGACGCTCGCGCGCCTGA
- a CDS encoding class 1 fructose-bisphosphatase produces the protein MQDGRTTLSKFLIDTLDRPPCLDDTRDPAALCALLIDVAAAIKSVSAMLTKGALGGHYGSAQTFNTHGEEQKKLDVSTNDIFVQQCEWDGLLAAMVSEEMEHVYAVPPGYPRGEYLLAFDPLDGSSNIDINGVVGSIFSVLRTRDLAEDATSEAAFLRPGCEQVAAGYAVYGPSTMLVLSVGNGTHGFTLERDIGNFVLTHSNIRIPEETGEFAINASNERFWEPPVRRYVQECKDGRSGCRERDFNMRWIASMVAEVHRILMRGGVFMYPRDSKTPAMEGRLRLLYEANPMSFLVEQAGGLAITGRERILDVAPRALHGRVPVILGSRNEVERIARYHGEYDRGEDKPFTSPLFGTRSLFLPDFTA, from the coding sequence ATGCAGGACGGACGCACGACACTTTCGAAGTTCCTGATCGACACCCTCGATCGACCGCCATGTCTGGACGACACGCGCGACCCCGCAGCACTCTGCGCGCTGCTGATCGACGTGGCGGCAGCCATCAAATCCGTGTCGGCGATGCTGACCAAAGGCGCGCTCGGCGGTCACTACGGTTCCGCGCAGACCTTCAACACGCACGGCGAGGAGCAGAAGAAGCTCGACGTCTCGACCAACGACATCTTCGTGCAGCAGTGCGAGTGGGACGGCTTGCTGGCGGCGATGGTCTCCGAGGAAATGGAGCACGTCTACGCGGTTCCGCCGGGCTATCCGCGCGGCGAATATCTGCTCGCGTTCGATCCTCTCGATGGCTCGTCGAATATCGACATCAACGGCGTGGTCGGCTCGATCTTCTCGGTGCTGCGCACGCGCGACCTCGCGGAGGATGCGACCAGCGAAGCGGCCTTCCTGCGGCCGGGCTGCGAGCAGGTCGCGGCCGGCTACGCCGTGTATGGACCGTCGACGATGCTGGTGCTGTCGGTCGGCAATGGCACGCATGGCTTCACGCTGGAGCGCGACATCGGCAACTTCGTGCTCACGCATTCGAACATCCGGATTCCGGAAGAAACGGGAGAGTTCGCGATCAACGCGTCGAACGAGCGCTTCTGGGAGCCGCCGGTGCGCCGCTACGTGCAGGAATGCAAGGACGGCCGCAGCGGCTGCCGCGAGCGCGACTTCAATATGCGCTGGATCGCGTCGATGGTCGCGGAAGTGCATCGCATCCTGATGCGCGGCGGCGTGTTCATGTACCCGCGCGATTCGAAAACGCCGGCGATGGAAGGGCGCCTGCGCCTGCTCTACGAAGCGAATCCGATGAGCTTTCTGGTCGAGCAGGCGGGCGGCCTCGCGATCACCGGCCGCGAGCGCATTCTCGATGTCGCGCCGCGCGCGCTGCATGGCCGCGTGCCGGTGATTCTCGGCTCGAGGAACGAGGTCGAGCGGATTGCGCGCTATCACGGCGAATACGACCGCGGCGAGGACAAGCCCTTCACGTCGCCGCTGTTCGGCACGCGCTCGCTGTTCCTGCCGGATTTCACGGCGTGA
- the rpe gene encoding ribulose-phosphate 3-epimerase produces MREFLIAPSLLSADFARLADEIRDVTVAGADWIHLDVMDNHYVPNLTVGPLVCSAIRPYTSLPFDVHLMTTPVDPLVSAFAEAGANLITFHPEATLHAHRTIELIRSHGARAGLALNPATPLTVLDHVLEMLDVVLVMSVNPGFGGQAFIPETLDKLRLLRERVDTTMQRTGRTLLIEVDGGVKASNIARVATAGADVFVAGSAVFGAGDRAQAIRGMRGELATVDEYAGAAAMQ; encoded by the coding sequence ATGCGCGAATTTCTGATTGCTCCGTCGCTGCTGTCGGCGGATTTTGCCCGGCTCGCCGACGAGATTCGCGACGTGACGGTGGCCGGCGCGGACTGGATTCATCTGGACGTGATGGACAACCACTACGTGCCTAACCTGACGGTCGGGCCGCTGGTCTGCTCGGCGATCCGGCCATACACGTCACTGCCGTTCGACGTACATCTGATGACCACGCCGGTCGATCCACTGGTGTCGGCGTTTGCCGAGGCCGGCGCGAATCTGATCACTTTTCATCCGGAGGCGACGCTGCACGCGCATCGGACTATCGAGCTGATCCGCTCGCACGGTGCGCGCGCGGGACTCGCGCTGAATCCGGCGACGCCGCTCACGGTGCTCGATCACGTGCTGGAGATGCTCGATGTCGTGCTGGTGATGTCGGTGAATCCGGGCTTCGGCGGCCAGGCGTTCATTCCTGAAACGCTCGACAAGCTGCGGCTGCTGCGCGAGCGCGTCGACACGACGATGCAGCGCACCGGGCGGACCTTGCTGATCGAAGTGGACGGCGGCGTGAAGGCGTCGAACATCGCGCGGGTCGCCACCGCGGGCGCCGATGTGTTCGTCGCTGGATCGGCCGTGTTCGGCGCGGGCGATCGCGCGCAGGCAATTCGCGGCATGCGCGGCGAACTGGCTACCGTCGACGAATACGCGGGTGCGGCCGCGATGCAGTGA
- the fba gene encoding class II fructose-bisphosphate aldolase (catalyzes the reversible aldol condensation of dihydroxyacetonephosphate and glyceraldehyde 3-phosphate in the Calvin cycle, glycolysis, and/or gluconeogenesis), whose product MAFITLRQLLDHAAEHDYAVPAFNVNNMEQIQAIMRAAEATDSPVILQASAGARKYAGEPYLRHLVLAALEAHPDIPLVLHQDHGASPAVCHQAIRSGFTSVMMDGSLLPDQKTPAAYDYNVDVSRRVVDAAHAVGVSVEGELGCLGSLETGTAGEEDGVGAQGKLTREHLLTDPDEARRFVDATGVDALAIAIGTSHGAYKFSREPTGDILAIDRIASIHARVPNTHLVMHGSSSVPQEWLAVIREYGGEIATTYGVPVDEIRRGIAQGVRKVNIDTDIRLAMSGAMRKSLAHARSEFDPRAALKAATAAASAICVERFEAFGCAGQAARIKPLPLDTMASRYH is encoded by the coding sequence ATGGCTTTCATCACCCTGAGGCAACTGCTGGATCACGCGGCCGAACACGACTACGCCGTGCCGGCGTTCAACGTCAACAACATGGAGCAGATCCAGGCGATCATGCGCGCGGCCGAGGCCACCGACAGCCCGGTGATCCTGCAGGCGTCGGCCGGTGCGCGCAAGTACGCCGGCGAGCCCTATTTGCGTCATCTGGTGCTCGCCGCGCTCGAGGCTCACCCGGATATTCCGCTCGTGCTGCATCAGGATCACGGCGCCAGTCCCGCGGTGTGTCACCAGGCGATCCGCTCGGGCTTTACATCGGTGATGATGGACGGCTCGCTGCTGCCCGATCAGAAGACGCCCGCCGCATACGACTACAACGTCGACGTGAGCCGGCGCGTGGTCGATGCCGCGCACGCGGTCGGCGTGTCGGTGGAGGGCGAACTGGGCTGTCTCGGCTCGCTCGAAACCGGCACCGCGGGCGAAGAGGACGGCGTCGGCGCGCAAGGCAAGCTGACGCGCGAGCATCTGCTGACCGATCCCGACGAAGCGCGGCGCTTCGTCGACGCGACCGGCGTCGACGCGCTCGCGATCGCGATCGGCACGTCGCACGGCGCGTACAAATTCAGCCGCGAGCCGACCGGCGATATTCTCGCGATCGACCGGATCGCCTCGATTCATGCGCGGGTTCCAAACACACATCTGGTGATGCACGGTTCGTCGTCGGTGCCGCAGGAATGGCTCGCGGTGATCCGCGAGTACGGCGGCGAGATTGCGACCACCTACGGCGTGCCCGTCGACGAAATCCGCCGCGGTATCGCGCAGGGCGTGCGCAAGGTCAACATCGACACCGACATCCGTCTCGCGATGAGCGGCGCGATGCGCAAGTCGCTCGCCCATGCCCGCTCGGAGTTCGATCCACGCGCGGCATTGAAGGCTGCGACCGCGGCGGCGAGCGCGATCTGCGTCGAGCGTTTCGAGGCGTTCGGTTGCGCGGGGCAGGCGGCGCGCATCAAGCCGCTGCCGCTCGACACGATGGCGAGCCGCTATCACTAA
- the cbbX gene encoding CbbX protein, translating to MTDAATVDARFASTAHSDAAAPHIDLAALYRDSGIGAVLGELDRDLVGLAPVKTRIREVAAHLLVERARASLGLAGGAPTLHMCFSGNPGTGKTTVALRMAEVLHRLGYIRRNHLVSVTRDDLVGQYIGHTAPKTRDVLKRAMGGVLFIDEAYYLYRPENERDYGQEAIEILLQTMENQRSDLVVILAGYAARMEVFFESNPGFRSRIAHHITFPDYAETELLEIAERMLGTLHYRFDAASRRAFGDYLARRIRQPNFANARSVRNALDRARLRQANRLFADALQGGEPIDAATLTLIDAADVRASRVFDEPQQPSPSPCTARAVPAPPG from the coding sequence ATGACAGACGCCGCCACCGTGGACGCACGCTTCGCGTCTACCGCGCACAGCGACGCCGCCGCGCCCCACATCGACCTCGCGGCGCTGTACCGCGACTCGGGCATCGGCGCCGTGCTCGGCGAACTCGATCGCGATCTGGTCGGGCTCGCGCCCGTGAAAACGCGCATTCGCGAAGTGGCCGCGCATCTGCTGGTCGAACGTGCGCGGGCTTCGCTGGGTCTCGCGGGCGGCGCGCCGACCTTGCACATGTGCTTCTCCGGCAATCCCGGCACCGGCAAGACGACGGTCGCGCTGCGCATGGCCGAAGTGCTGCACCGGCTCGGCTACATTCGCCGCAATCATCTGGTGTCGGTCACGCGCGACGATCTGGTCGGCCAGTACATTGGCCACACCGCGCCGAAAACGCGCGACGTGCTCAAGCGCGCGATGGGCGGCGTGCTGTTCATCGACGAAGCGTACTACCTGTATCGCCCGGAGAACGAGCGCGACTACGGGCAGGAAGCGATCGAAATCCTGTTGCAGACGATGGAGAACCAGCGCAGCGACCTGGTCGTGATTCTGGCCGGCTACGCAGCGCGGATGGAAGTGTTCTTCGAGAGCAATCCGGGTTTCCGGTCTCGCATCGCGCATCACATCACGTTCCCCGACTACGCGGAAACGGAGCTGCTCGAGATCGCCGAGCGGATGCTCGGCACCCTGCATTACCGCTTCGATGCGGCGTCGCGCCGCGCGTTCGGCGACTATCTGGCACGCCGCATCCGCCAGCCGAATTTCGCCAACGCACGCTCGGTACGCAATGCGCTCGACCGCGCGCGGCTGCGCCAGGCAAACCGCCTGTTCGCTGACGCATTGCAAGGCGGCGAGCCGATCGACGCCGCCACGCTGACGCTGATCGATGCCGCCGACGTGCGCGCGAGCCGCGTGTTCGACGAGCCGCAGCAGCCGTCGCCATCGCCTTGCACCGCGCGCGCCGTCCCGGCGCCGCCGGGCTGA